GGGCGTGACGACGCCCGACGAGATGGCGGCGCTCTACGCGCGGCTCGCGCGCGGCACGGCGGTCAGCCCCGCCGCCGACTCGGCGATGCTCGCCATCATGTTCCAGAACGAGGACGACGCGCTGCTGCAGCGCTACGTCGAGGGCGTGCGCGCCGCCAACAAGACCGGCGCCACCGACCAGGTGCGCACCGAGTGCGCGCTGTGGGAGCTGCAGTCGCGCGTCGTCGCCTGCGTGCTCACCAAGGAGAACCGGGACACGCGCTGGGTGCTCGACACCGAGCCGCAGCTGCTGATGGCGCGGCTGGGGAAGGTGATCACGGACGCCTGGCCGAAGCGGCCTCGCGCGCCGCAGTCCTGACCGGTCGCGCCTGCACGTCCGGCACGCCCCCTGCGCCTGCGGGGGGCGTGCCTGCTTCCGTCACTCTCGCCTCCGCGGCGCTGGCCGCCGTCACGCTGCTCGCCGTGCCTGGCGCCGCGCACGCGCAGCTGGTCGGCGTCCCGGTGCCGCCGCCGCGCCCCGTGCCCGCGGCCGTCGCCGCGGCCGCCGCCGCCGACAGCGCGGACCCGAACCGCCCGAAGCCCTTCCGCGCGGACACCGCGGCCATCATCCAGAAGCTCGACATCCAGGCCTGGGTCGACTCCGCCGCTCCCGCGCTGGCGCGCGCGCCGCGCCCCGCGCCGGCGGTCGTCACGCCCGTCCCGCGCGTCGATCCCGCGCCGCCGGCCGTCGCGCCCGCGACGCGTCCGGCCACGCCCCCGCGCCGCACCCCGGCGCGCCCGTCGCAGGACGCCCGGCGCCCCGCGCCGGCCGACAGCACGGCCCGCCCGTCGCGCGCGCCCTAGACCCGCGAGGGGCGGAGGCGCTACGATCGGGCATGTCCGACCCGTCGCCGCTCCGCCTCACCGCCGCCATCCGCGCCGCCCGCGACGCCGGGCGCCCGATCGTCGCCCTCGAGAGCTCGGTGCTCGCCCAGGGCCTCCCGATCCCCGCCAACCGCGACGCCGCCGACCGGATGACCGGCGCCGTCGAGCGCGCGGGGGCGGTGCCCGCGGTCACCGCCGTCGTCCACGGCGTGCCCACGCTCGGCCTCGAGCCCGCGGAGCTGGAGCGCTTCCTCGCCCGCGAGGGCGTCCGCAAGGTCTCGGCGCGCGACCTCGCCCCCGCGATGCTGCGCGGCCACGACGGCGCGACCACGGTCGCCGCGTCGCTCGCGATCGGCGCGATGGCGGGCGTCGAGGTGTTCGCCACCGGCGGCATCGGCGGCGTGCACCGCGAGGCGCCGGGCTCCGCGCCCACCTCGTGGGTCCGGGACGAGTCGGCCGACCTGCTGGAGATGGCGCGCTCCCCGATGCTCTGCGTCTGCGCGGGCGCCAAGTCGATCCTCGACCTTCCGGCGACGCTGGAGCGGCTGGAGACTCTGGGTGTCCCCATCGTCGGCTACCGCACCGACACGCTCCCCGGCTTCTTCACTGTCGACACGGGGCTGCGCCTCCCGCACCGCGCGGACACGCCCCAGGAGCTGGCCGCGCTCTGGCGGCACCACCGCGCCCTTGGCCGCCGCGAGACGGTGCTGGTCGTCCAGCCGCCGCCGGCCGACACGGCGCTCCCGCGCGAGCTGGTGGACGGCGCGGTCGCCCATGCCCTCGCCGACGCGGCGCGGCAGGGCGTCGCCGGCCCGGGCGTCACCCCTTTCCTCCTCGCCGCCGTCGAGCGGGCCACCGGCGGCCGCTCGCTCGTCGCCAACCTGGCGCTGCTGGAGGCGAACGCCCGCCTCGCCGGGGAGGTGGCCGTGGCGCTGGCCGGCTGAGCGCCCCCGCCGGGGCGCAAAAGGTGCGCTTTACGTTCCCGACATTGAACTCATCCGCGTCCGGGCTGTACTATAGGCAGACCAGATCAGGCGGAGGACCCACAGCATGACCAACCCCTTCCTGAGCTCCGAGGAGTACGACGAGCGCGCGCATGCCCTCTACAACGAGGGCAAGTACGACGAGGCGCTCGACGTCCTCCGCGAGGGGCTCTCACTCTACCCGCACGCGGTGGAGTTGCACGTGGGGCTGGGCTACGCGCGCCTGGCGCGCGAGGAGTACGCGTGGGCGCGTCGGGCGTTCGACGAGGCGCTCGTCCTCGACGCCGAGCACGAGGACGCCCTGGCGGGCCTCGGCGAGGTGCTGCTCAAGTTCGGGCAGCAGGACGCCGCGCTCCGCGCGTTCCAGCAGACGCTCACCCTGGGCTACCAGGACGACATCGAGCTCATGCTCCAGATCGGCCGCGCGCTCTTCCGCGAGGGGCTGATCGAGGAGGCGCGCTCGTACTTCGAGGTCGCCGTCCAGGAAGCCCCCGACAACGCCGAGGCGGTCGCCTGCGTCGGCTACGCGCTGCACCGGCTGGGCGACGACGAGGGCTCGGCCGCCGCGCTCCGGCGCGCGCTGCAGCTCGACGGCGAGCACGTCGAGGCCCGCATCTACCTCGGCAACCTGCTCTACGACCGCGGGGAGTTCGAGAGCGCCCTCTACCACCTGGACCGCTCGACGCCCGAGGACCACTGGGACGAGCTCGGGATCTGGCGACTGCTGGAGCTCAAGAAGTCGGTGTACCGGCTGGCCGACGACGACGTCGAGCTGAAGCCGTGGGAGGCGCGCCTGACCGAGCTGGCGGGCGAGCCCGACGCGATCGACGACCTGCTGGCGGAGCTGGAGAACGGCGACGACGACGTGGCGCAGCTGGAGCTGTTCGCGGCCGAGGCGGTCCCGCCGACGGAACGGACGGACGAGCCGCAGGTGCCGCCGGCGCGCATGGACACGGGCCGCCACCGCGTGGTCACCAGCGAGGGTGCCATGGTGGACGGCACGTGGGAGGAGATCGTCGGCCTCCTGCGCGACGCGAGCGAGGAGTTCGCCGGACGCCCGGTCTCCGACTTCATGTCGGCGGTCGCGCGGCGGCAGTACGGCAAGACGGGGGTGCGCATCTCGGCGGGGGACGCCGAGTCGTTCATCCGCGGCAGCGCGGACGCCGGGCTGCTTCGCATCGTCCGCTGACGGGGACGGACGCGTTCCGTCCGACGGACGCTTCATTCCGCCTCACACCGGCTCCCGGCGCTCCGCCGGGGGCCGGTCGTGCGTGCGGCCGCGTGAGCACCCACGTACGCGGCCGCCCCAGCGACCCCGCCCCGGCGGTGGTCGGCCCCTTGCACTGATGGGCCACCGATGACGACCCCGAACCATCGCACGGCCATGGCCGCGCTCGACGCGGCCCGCCCGCTCATCACCCGGCTGGACCCGACCCGCCACCCCGAGGAGGTCGCGGCCGACCTGATCGAGGCCTGGGGCGCCGTCGAGACCTCGCTCCGCGCCCTGCTCGGCGGCTCGGGCCTGGGCGGACAGGCGCTGGTGGGCGAGGTGCGCCAGCGTGGCCTGCTCGACTACCGCCACGCGCACGACCTCCTCGGCTTCCTGGCCGCGCGCGACCGCGCCTCGCGGCAGGGCTACCGCCCCGACCACGCCGACGTGGACGCCGCCCGCAGCGGCTTCCAGTCGCTGGAGGCGGCGCTCGGCCTCGGCATCGGCGCGCCGACGGGGGTGCACCGCGCGGTCGGTCCGCTGCCGCCCCCCGGTGCCGCACCGGGAACGCCCGCGCCGCTGCCGCCCGCGGCCGTC
This is a stretch of genomic DNA from Roseisolibacter agri. It encodes these proteins:
- a CDS encoding tetratricopeptide repeat protein, producing MTNPFLSSEEYDERAHALYNEGKYDEALDVLREGLSLYPHAVELHVGLGYARLAREEYAWARRAFDEALVLDAEHEDALAGLGEVLLKFGQQDAALRAFQQTLTLGYQDDIELMLQIGRALFREGLIEEARSYFEVAVQEAPDNAEAVACVGYALHRLGDDEGSAAALRRALQLDGEHVEARIYLGNLLYDRGEFESALYHLDRSTPEDHWDELGIWRLLELKKSVYRLADDDVELKPWEARLTELAGEPDAIDDLLAELENGDDDVAQLELFAAEAVPPTERTDEPQVPPARMDTGRHRVVTSEGAMVDGTWEEIVGLLRDASEEFAGRPVSDFMSAVARRQYGKTGVRISAGDAESFIRGSADAGLLRIVR
- a CDS encoding pseudouridine-5'-phosphate glycosidase, translated to MSDPSPLRLTAAIRAARDAGRPIVALESSVLAQGLPIPANRDAADRMTGAVERAGAVPAVTAVVHGVPTLGLEPAELERFLAREGVRKVSARDLAPAMLRGHDGATTVAASLAIGAMAGVEVFATGGIGGVHREAPGSAPTSWVRDESADLLEMARSPMLCVCAGAKSILDLPATLERLETLGVPIVGYRTDTLPGFFTVDTGLRLPHRADTPQELAALWRHHRALGRRETVLVVQPPPADTALPRELVDGAVAHALADAARQGVAGPGVTPFLLAAVERATGGRSLVANLALLEANARLAGEVAVALAG